TTGGGGTGTGCTCCTGAGTTCCTGAACAATCCCATAGATGGTCTTTCCATTGTCGAAGTATATGTGGTTATTTGGGTGTTTGGTCTTGCAGCAAGCATGTCGTTCAAATTCATACGCATTAATTACCTAGAGTCCATTTCATCCTCAGTTTAATCAGTAAATAAATTACCTAGAAGCAGTTCAACCAGATACAAGTCCAGAAATGCACTTACCTTTGTAAAATTACATGACTGACAGCCGCATAAATATCCAGAACCTCTAATCACACCACGGAGCTCCTTCTAAACAAAGAACCAGCTCCATATCACTGTAAGATGAAACTGTCTAAAATTTGTGAAGACATCTAAAGTGACATTACCTCTCGTGACCATGCAGCATACTTCACAGATATCCCATCCAAAATGCCAGTCGATAGCAGGCTTCTGACATTTGAGGGGAAGTTGTTTGAACCTTTCTTAGAAGTATTTTGCTCCTCTTTCTTCCGCGAGAAATTTTCAATTCCAGAGGCAACAGCTGAAGTAGAACTAGGAAACATATCGGCGTTTGACTTAATTAACTGATTGCTATTGACTGCATCAGATGTTTGAACAGAAGGCAGACCACAGTACAAATTGTTACTGTATATAAGCCTCCTTGAGGAATTTGCATCATCATTATCAGGGCTGCCAAAGGATATGATTGTACTTTGCCCTAAACCATAGGAGTGACACATGTTTAGACTATTGCTGTCGTCATTATTGTAGATGTTACCTGCTGGAACAGAGATGTGATGCCCTTTGCCATAAATATGGCCCGTTGACATGGAACAATCATCTGCTTTGTAGCTTTGACCCATGGACAAAACATTGTTATCCATAGGAACAGACATGGCATCACCATGGCCTTTGTATGCCTGTCCAGCACTCTCACCTTCATTTTCATACAGTTTCCCGATTGACATGACACTGTTGCTTTCACCCAGATCACTAGTGGCTGAAGATATGATGTTACCATCTCCTATACCAGAAGCAAGAGCAGTTGATACaggatcttcttcttccttacaGAAAGATTGAGTTGTGAACATGGCACTGGAAGCCACCCTATTGTAGCCATGTCCCATTGATGAAGGAGTCACATTTTCAGAGTCCTTAACATGGTTCACTTTAACTTTTCTCAGACTACCATAATTAAGCCCTGATCCTGGAGCTTCTGGCACATGAGACATTGACAAGCCAAATGAGGAATTACTAGGAAAAAGGTCTTCATCCACTTTTCTCCCCATATTCAGTTTTTCTGCACCAATAGATGGATTGCATCTCTCATTATACTTGACAGCTCCAGTTGTTTCAGTATCAAGTACTTGGTCAGAGAAATGGGCAGGGGCGGAAACTGTGTTAAAACCAGAAGTAAAGCCCCATGGAGATGAGTTCATGCTCAACAGTCCTAAAAAGGAAGTGTTGCTTGGAACTTCTATGGCCTGTTTCTTGTTGGGATGCTCTGCCTCAGGGCCATCCATGAACCATTGTTGCGACCACTTGGCTTCAATTCTAGAAGTATTATCGTAAGCCATCTCACTGTTAGTTAAGCCACTAGCATCTTTTCCCGTCCAAAAGCCCTGATTCTGGAAAGACTGCCCAAAGAAATGGCTTAGAATCTTGTATTTCAGTATAGACAGAAGACACACTTGTCATCCTTCACAAAATGTAAGCACGGTTTTACCAACATGACACCACCACTACTCATTACATTCTTTCCAAAGTGCACAAAGCATTTCTCATATTAGCATCAAGCAAAACACGACCACCAAAATTGCACATATTTAATGTAAAATGTAAGGCTTCTATGGTGCTTTTTAATATTGTTTCTGAGTCTCTGCTTAATCACAAGATGAAATTTAGAAATTCCTTCATCTTAATTGTTCCTATTGACAAATTGCTCAGttttgactctttgaatcaatcAAACAATCCTTAAACCATCAAGAGGTTATTAGAAAGAGCCAACCACGTAGTATTAgtcgaaaaaagaaagaacagaagaaTCCTTAGATGATGCAAAATGCACAAAGTAATCTGACAGCAGATTGCTTAAACTTGCTTCAAAATAACATGTTCATGGGGGCAAATAGTTTTCGTTCAGGGCACTACAAACTTCTTAGTAGCAATATGGGGCAACTCCTTTCAGTGTCCATGACTAAATGTCCAAAAACTGCAAGTCCATTGCCTCGCTACAATGTGCAAGGATAAAGTTGTCCAAATACAAAAAGCCATGTAGCAGCTCTCAAGAGCTCATACAGGAACAAACACTCGAAGAAATCGATTGGTAAAACATTAGGTCCTTCACATGCAATGGCGCAATCATAATAGCTCACGCAAAAGGAGCATAAAGCCAGTGGAATGCCTACCCAACCTCCAATCTCAGTCACAAAAAGAGCACAAAGATCACAAAACAGCATGTGCCCTCAATAAAAACCTCAACTTGAGAAAACCACATTCATCCATAACAAAACGGAGCATACCATCTCTCTCAGTACAACGCAGGATAGCCACCAACTCCGCCGCGCTTCGCACTTCTCATAAGCCGGAAAGGGTCAAACCGACAGGCAAAGCGCTCGAGACCGCCGCACAAATTCTCATCGGCGGCGACGCGCTCGCACCGGGCCACGAACTACTCGATTCGACTCCGAAACGCGCCCTCAACAAGCGTTCCTAAGTCGAAGCCAGTCCACGCACGCTCCTGCcacgaagaaagaaaaaaaacaatccgGTCAGGTCCCGCACGAACGACCTCGAAACGCCCCCGCCCCAACCCGTCCCCCGCGATTTCGCTGTTGGATTGCGCAATCACTGCATGCAAAGAGAATAGAACAGCCGGATTCCTAATCTGGCCAATACTCATTCCCGAGACTCCAGTCCGCGTGACTCTACTTTGCCTTTCACCGCACTCATTCCCCCACagaacagagaaagaaagagagagagagagagagagagagagacgaatcCACCGCCTAGACAGAGATGCGGCGAACGCCATGGGAATAGGTAAAAACTTCCGAAGAACTTCacagaaaaaggagaggaaacaCCGAAGATAGCATCTTGCACCTCCCACCTACCGTGCCGGAGTGTATCCATGAAGCGGAACCGCGATCGGAGAACCCGCCGGCGACCGTACGGACGCGGATCGCGGCGAGATCTGGAGGTTCTCGcgaaaccagagagagagagagagagagagagagagatggatttTTTTTCAGGTTTTCCCTTTTCTCGTTGGGGAGGAAAAAATGATGCCAGATGGTGCCTTGCACGATCAGGGTTCGTGGAGCCATCATCACCGCCGTACACGTGGGTATAAACCTACGTTCCCCCGAAAGCGAGCTCGCGGCAGCTCGGTGGGCCGCGATGGGCCCCGGACATCGGGCCCACGTGGGGCCCGTTATCTTCTGTTTATTttatggtgttttttttttgcgattTATTGAGAGGGGCCTGGTTAACTGGTTTATTTAATTTGCGGCCCCCCGAGATATGTGGAAGACCATGGAATTAAGTGGCCCTTTGCCCTGGTCCCCATGGAGTTGTTGTGGTCCTTGGAAAAGTATTGAAAAGGGAGGACGGACGGATAGAAATTTGAACGATGCGTCACGAAAGCGTCaatcgattttttcttttttgttggatttggtatttttcaatggattttgataatttttaataaggAATACGACTCTGAGCTGTTAAACTGACGAGAGGAAAATTCGCAGTGAGATGCGCAATGATTATCTGCGCATCATGCGCAAAGTCGCCGATACGAATTTTCAGTGAACATGTAAGGTGGCCGTGGAGTTTAAAGCCGCTGAAGGGCATTGTTGATCACAATGGAAGCCATGAATCATTCCATGGGAATCGTTGAACAAGTTGTTACAGTACGTACAAATGACTTGCCCAAGTAAAGGAAAGAGGATAGAAACCTTCCTTGGCTAACACTTGCTGTCAGGACCCAAGCTTAGTGTCACTGCTCATCAGTCAATGAGCAAGTTCTGCAACCTCTTTGACACTGGACAAGCATGCCGGATCACGGTCTGCTGATACCGCCCGCCGCCTTCCTCAATACAACTCACCATTCATATCTGCAAAAGGAGTTCTATCGGGCGGCTGTGAATCTATCGGCTGGTGAAGCTTGCCTTCTGTCTGGTCGCCTCTGGTTTTGTTCTCTGAATTTCCTTCGCTCAACCGTGTCCGCATCTCCTCGATGGATGCTGGACTTGGAATGGTTATGACCCGTTTCCTAGGAGTTGTGGATGTGTGCTCGTCAACCTATGCACAGCGCACCGCAAATTAGTCAAGTCGTGATATACGTCTGTTTCGACAATGCAACTCGAAGAATCAAGAAGACAGTTAAAGTACGTGATAGACAATTTACCAGATAATCTTTTGTGAGGCACTGTTCGGCTTTGCTTCGGATATCTGAAACGCCTGCTCCATGCTTCTCTGAAATCAACTTTAGCTGACCCATGCATGAGGCTGCCATGGAGTCTAATTTCTCCTTATGGTCACGATCCAATTGTAGTGAATCTGGCACGTCCAATCGACCAAGGCATGAGAATAGTACATAGAGAATACAGCAACATCAATGGCCAAATGAAGATTGTTACCACAAATAGCAGTGACCATATCACCAACTCTAGCAGCAAAATCTCTATCCGTGGAGGAGGATGCAGATCTAAGCCGTTCACATAAATCCTGGTTTTCACCTTTATTTTCCCTGCTTAAGCCATCAAAGAGTCACACtatgagaaaaagaacaaagaaatgtGAAGAAACAGTTCATGATAGAGAGGATTTTACCTCACTAGAGATGCTATCTTGTCTATACTAACATTCTTGAACTCAGTTACGGCAGATGCAGCATGCTCCCATTGTCTACTGGAATTATCCGCAACCTTTGAACTGCATcacacaaaaagagaaaagaataatatGTGATGTAGATAGGGTAGCTAAATTAGCTTACATCTGTTTCCCGctaattcattttcatatatcaCAAGAAGCCTGATGTTTAGAGCATTAATTTTATATGTATGTTTTGGCTCCCTCACTTTCAGTAGTCCGTGCTGGGCTACAAGGCAAGCCTTTACTCATTCTCTCGAGTTGTGTTCAGGCCAGACTGTCCACTTCTAGGTATATTTGTAAACAGAATAGTTGTAATCTAATAAGTTCAATGCTAAGAGAAACCACATAACTTGTATAGTGATTCAACAGATACTAGCTCAAAAAGGTTTCCAAATACACTTCAGGTATATTAAAACCATACCACTCTTCAAAGCAGCTGTCCAATACGGCCCTGGATTCACCCGCAGAAAATGTATCTTCCAAGAAATTGTTTTCTGCCTCAACTATGTACTCAGTCAACTCTTTCCTACCATCAGCTGCAATATGCTGCATGTGGGTAGTTTGATGATGCAATCTCTGCTCTTCCCTTGTACTTAAGTCGATTATGCCGTTAGCTGCCTCTGAGACCTAATGATCAGGAAAGATGTCAAAAGCACAGCAAAAAACTGCCACGAAATTTACTAAGACCCTTCTTATCCATATATCGTGGGCGTGTCGCTTTAATAGCAGAAACCATAATGTTTCGAGAAAATGCCccaccattttatttttcttagatgtcaaatttcccaaaattgCGGCAACTTGCTCCAAAGCCAGTCTTTCCTCTCTCGCCGCCTCTTCCTGTTTCAAGACAATCCATAAGCTAGAAGCTTCCACAAGGCTCAATTATAAAATGCAGATATCTAGAAAGTATCTTATCCGACCTTAAATTTCTTCTCAAAATCATTCAATTGGCAGACCCTTTCAGCATGGCATTCTTCAATGATCAACTTGATTTCAGAAGCATGATTGTGAACATCATTGAAAAAGTCCATGGTTGCCTTGGATACTACGTGCGCAGAAACCAAACTTCTTCGTAATCCCTATTATTCCAATCATGATAAAGTAAAAATTCAGACACTTTTTGAGCATGGGTCACGGGGTCATATAAACCAATCAATGAGCAGATAAAACTGGACCCAGAcattagaagaagaagaaggtacaTTACCTCTTCCTGTTGCTGCGCAGAAAATGCCAGTATTTCTTTCTGTTCGGCAAGAGCATGATGGATGTCTTTGATGGTCTCCTTGGCCTCCAATACTAACTTGACTATATACTGCAAAACAGCAAAGAAATTGGTTCAATGAGAGCAGTAAACAAAAGTCCAAAGGAAGAATGGACTCCTAAGTTCATACTTCCTGAATGCCCTTCGTCTCTGTCGagattttacaatttatttgGTCGAGGTCAAAGGCAGCTTTCATCTGTAGTTTATTGGCATAATCAGTCAATGTAGACAGTCCTAAACTATTTGTTGTCGTCATCTTTTCAACCTTCGAACGCAGACTCTCTGTTGCCTGGCATGTTTGATAAAAATATCCATTAGAACTACTGTGAGACAAGCATGTAATTATTAAAAGCGAGGAGTTGTCTCACATCATTTTTACGTGCAAGAAACAAGGAGACATGTTCTTCCATGCATCTTATTTCTTGCTGTTGTTGAGAAACTGAGCCCAGGATAGTCCTATGCAAGTTTTTCAAGCCTTGATCAAGTTGAGAGCCAAACGTCAAGACAATATTATGGTTCTCTGCTTCCATCCTGCTTTTGTAGTCTGCATTGAAGAAGATAATATTAGATCCTTAAGAGTAATGTTTGTGGAGTCCCTCATAAATTTACTTTAGTGAAAATTCTCACGTCATCAACCAGAGAATAGGTACTTTGATGGATCAAGAGATAGTGAACTGTTCAGAACTTTTAATATTACTCCGTTttctcaataaaataaatattcttCAGACAGAACCACctcaaactcaaaaaaataaagCAGTCTCCCCACCGTTTCATCTAATCGTACAGAGTATGCAACTtcacaattgcaaaaagaagCGATACCTAATTTCCCAAACAACAAACTTAAGTCCTGAGATGCATCTTGCAAATCTGATCTTAACTCCTTTGCCCGATCAATTATGGAACTTTCTGTATGACATCAGAAGGATAGTAAGTCTGTATGagtaaattaaattgacaaaaatgggaTAACTAGCTTCAGTCAACTTCTCATGACAGGATTACCTGATTGTAGCAGCTTTGAGATCGCAAATTCCTTATTTTTCAATGTGGAGAGAGCCAGCCGGTATTGCTCTTGAAGATCAAGCAATGCCTTATTACTGGTCTCCAGGTCAATCTGTACAAGACATCGACTATTTATTGTTGCACATGCCATATTTTCACCGTTGAACAAATGATTAGTGATGTGAAGTCCATATCCAGTACCTTGCAGTTCTTAAGACTACTTTCTAGGTCCAATTTCTGTTCCTGCTCTGTAAGATAGAGCTTTCGAAATTTTTCACTTTGCTGGCCAAAGGGACAAAAATAATTAGCAGATCAGATATGACATTAGTAAGAGAAAGGTCCCAAAGAAAAGCTAGCCAGTACCTTCTCAGAATGGAAAAGATCATTTTCCAATTCCTCAATCCTTTCATTCCTTGCCTGCAGATGAATGTAATCCAATAATTTCAAGGAGAAAAGGATTTGATCTGGGAGTCATGGTATATAAAGATAAGAGCACTTCATGAAACTGTTGAGATTACCTTCTTCTCAGCCTCTTCTTGGGCAAatctttcttgggaaatatAAACACCATTCTTCTCCCTTGCAGCTCGGATATCTGTGTTGACATATATAAGTTAGATGCTAAGTGATTTGTTCACATGATAGTCAAGACACTGTGGGCACATTGTCAAACCTTCTCTCATCCTCTCAATTTCTGCATACAAATCCTTAAGCAACACAGCTTTTGACATTTTCTGGTTCACCTGCAAAGCTACTCCATTTAAATATCACTAGGAAAGCACATGAGGAAACTCAAAGACACAAAAACAGCAATAGACCAAACCTCTGgtttatttttaatgtttttagcGCGATAAGCATAATCGAGCGTGCTTAATGTTTCTTCCAAGCAATGAGCAGAAGGAGAGATAGTGGCAATAATGCATGTTTTGGTCTTCCCTCCGAGTGAATCTCTTAGAAGTCTTGTCAGCTTACTATCCCTGCTCATAAAATTGTCAGACAAGGAAAAACCATTATGAGAACTTATGAAGGGCTCAATGTCAAGCATACTGAGTGAATATCCTCTGAGAAATAACCTGTAAGGTATGTGAGGAGAATGTTCCACAAGTGCATTAATCACACGGCCCAAGGTAAGTAAGCTCTTGTTTATTTCCCCAGCTTCTTTTGCTCGACCCTGGAATTTATATGCACTCATTAACTGATATCGaaaattttcatgcaaaattAGAGAATTATAGAGTCTTCTCCAACAACAATTGTGAAATTCCATTTTTGCTCGCATCAATTTAGTTAGCAAGCATGTTAAGgcaaaagggttttttttttggtaaggatgtTAATGAAAAAGGTTTTGCATGTAATATATCCAAGAAAAAGCATAGTCTTATCATAAAGCCTATCAATTAACCAAATGTGCATAAGATCACATGCACGTAAATAAATTCATTGACACAGTTGGCACGTCAATTGTTCTCCAAAAATCTTGCTaaaggtgaaaagaaaagatagacaACATAAAAGTTTTAgggcttttatttttatgtgtcAATACGAAAAAATTAATCGCCAATAATTGCAGCTTCAGGGACACTCCAGGTCAGCAGACATCATTATTTAACTATTTGCTGGTATACATATGTTAACAATTTAGGCTTGCCTTGGTTTTGCAAGGACTTAAGATTTTATTAATGTAGTTTTTGGTTCTCGCACGCTTGTACATGTGTATGAGAAAGAGACGGAGAAAGACAGAGAGATGGAGACAAGGATAGAAAGAGAGTTGTGAAGAATTGCTCTTGATAGCAGAGATCAGATATAAGTTACCTCCCTTGCTCCTGATCGAGAAATGTTTTCTGATCCTGCCAAATCTACAAGGTTAAGCTTGCCACATTttatgagatcttcatctccAACAGTTGCTTCCTTTATGTAGGTCGTAATGGAAAAGATGGAATGAGACCGACTGCAGCAAGGATAATACCATTGAAAAGTGCAACCACTAAATGCTTAAAGTTAAAAAGGGACTAGCTTTGTAGTTTCCATTAAGTTAGACACCCTTAAAAGTTCCGCAAAGAAGAATAATTACCTGCTACGCTTGTTCAACAAGGTATCAGCCGTTCGCCTTTTTGATGCTCCTTGTTCCAACAGAGTGTAGATTTCATTTGCACTATATACTGCCACTTCCTCGAGGCCCCTTATGACCACACAACCCTTTCCATCCTCCATCAGTGATATGGGCTTCTTCTGTCTATCTTCCACATAGCGCGAATAGTCCTCGGAGGCTAGTAAATCAGTTATCTCTTCATTGTAGAGTTCTGAAAAAGTTACCTTCATACTGTAGTCAGCATTTTGTGCTTCAAGTGTATCGAAAATTTGCCGAACTGCTCGTGGAATGACACCAGCCTCAGCAGGCAGTTCACCGACCTGTTTCATGAAAAAGACAATAATGAATGTAAAATACTTATGAAATTATGCAATTTgctattttaccttttttctcaTCCCGCCCTCCATTGTATAGGTTTTACCGGTGCCTGTTTGCCCATAGGCGAAAATGGTGCAGTTGAAACCCTCGAGAACTTCATTAACAATGGGAGCAATGGCTTGATCATATATTGATCTTTGCTGTGCTTTAGGCCCAAAAACCTTGCAAATTTGCCAGATAAAATCTAGTTCAGCTGGTAACTATTTGAGAAATCTTTGTGTGCAACTGAAGTCGTGTCGGCATACCCTGTCAAAGGTGAAAATCCTATCGATTTGCTTGTTGGCTAAATTCTGCATGACAGTGACCTCTCTTCTGTGTTCATTGCACGAGATGACCTTTTGCACATTCGACCTTTGCTCATCTTCATTTAATGGCCTGACAG
The sequence above is drawn from the Eucalyptus grandis isolate ANBG69807.140 chromosome 11, ASM1654582v1, whole genome shotgun sequence genome and encodes:
- the LOC104426498 gene encoding stress protein DDR48; protein product: MSFQNQGFWTGKDASGLTNSEMAYDNTSRIEAKWSQQWFMDGPEAEHPNKKQAIEVPSNTSFLGLLSMNSSPWGFTSGFNTVSAPAHFSDQVLDTETTGAVKYNERCNPSIGAEKLNMGRKVDEDLFPSNSSFGLSMSHVPEAPGSGLNYGSLRKVKVNHVKDSENVTPSSMGHGYNRVASSAMFTTQSFCKEEEDPVSTALASGIGDGNIISSATSDLGESNSVMSIGKLYENEGESAGQAYKGHGDAMSVPMDNNVLSMGQSYKADDCSMSTGHIYGKGHHISVPAGNIYNNDDSNSLNMCHSYGLGQSTIISFGSPDNDDANSSRRLIYSNNLYCGLPSVQTSDAVNSNQLIKSNADMFPSSTSAVASGIENFSRKKEEQNTSKKGSNNFPSNVRSLLSTGILDGISVKYAAWSREKELRGVIRGSGYLCGCQSCNFTKVINAYEFERHACCKTKHPNNHIYFDNGKTIYGIVQELRSTPQNMLFEVMQTITGSPINQKSFRLWKESYLAATRELQRIYGED
- the LOC104426500 gene encoding kinesin-like protein KIN-5B, whose protein sequence is MMSLTPDQFRKVGLGVVPSPSPFLTPRPEKRRADYRGGEWSSNRHEKDKEVNVQVLLRCRPLNEDEQRSNVQKVISCNEHRREVTVMQNLANKQIDRIFTFDRVFGPKAQQRSIYDQAIAPIVNEVLEGFNCTIFAYGQTGTGKTYTMEGGMRKKVGELPAEAGVIPRAVRQIFDTLEAQNADYSMKVTFSELYNEEITDLLASEDYSRYVEDRQKKPISLMEDGKGCVVIRGLEEVAVYSANEIYTLLEQGASKRRTADTLLNKRSSRSHSIFSITTYIKEATVGDEDLIKCGKLNLVDLAGSENISRSGAREGRAKEAGEINKSLLTLGRVINALVEHSPHIPYRDSKLTRLLRDSLGGKTKTCIIATISPSAHCLEETLSTLDYAYRAKNIKNKPEVNQKMSKAVLLKDLYAEIERMREDIRAAREKNGVYISQERFAQEEAEKKARNERIEELENDLFHSEKQSEKFRKLYLTEQEQKLDLESSLKNCKIDLETSNKALLDLQEQYRLALSTLKNKEFAISKLLQSESSIIDRAKELRSDLQDASQDLSLLFGKLDYKSRMEAENHNIVLTFGSQLDQGLKNLHRTILGSVSQQQQEIRCMEEHVSLFLARKNDATESLRSKVEKMTTTNSLGLSTLTDYANKLQMKAAFDLDQINCKISTETKGIQEYIVKLVLEAKETIKDIHHALAEQKEILAFSAQQQEEGLRRSLVSAHVVSKATMDFFNDVHNHASEIKLIIEECHAERVCQLNDFEKKFKEEAAREERLALEQVAAILGNLTSKKNKMVSEAANGIIDLSTREEQRLHHQTTHMQHIAADGRKELTEYIVEAENNFLEDTFSAGESRAVLDSCFEECSKVADNSSRQWEHAASAVTEFKNVSIDKIASLVRENKGENQDLCERLRSASSSTDRDFAARVGDMVTAICDSLQLDRDHKEKLDSMAASCMGQLKLISEKHGAGVSDIRSKAEQCLTKDYLVDEHTSTTPRKRVITIPSPASIEEMRTRLSEGNSENKTRGDQTEGKLHQPIDSQPPDRTPFADMNGELY